A window of the Brassica napus cultivar Da-Ae chromosome C5, Da-Ae, whole genome shotgun sequence genome harbors these coding sequences:
- the LOC106453809 gene encoding uncharacterized protein LOC106453809 encodes MVKASVIEEIFISLKRRRLLGSEQIISSVIIFTSPASVILGESASSSPPSLSSVAAASRIGVDHFFRHHLHFSSIGVVHPRRVGVIISAVTQIRCCGNQRNPPPSAVKVLKEMLLRFTLAAKESDYFVVSKQLELEISLTLAAKESFQSSVNADSASCNNQASDTFASPVSTVQREIQDRLPNQVLSIPKQLDLCRFLLIQQAVTGVSTVPLNSLPDFSPVHIGLSPTTRGAGDIKVNRYFKTKGELMLRMKKWALEWKFEYKTVSSNKSRVLLSCVDDNCTWRMRATKLPLSDFFVVKKYVHEHTCDTTHRNANHRQASAKLLGSLICSNYGEKKEGLKPKQIIEQVRILHGVHINYKQAWRVKEEAQFLVRGTPEDSYYNLSRWLYKVTETNPGSLTYQQVDAAGKFKYAFVAFGPSIRGFSLMRKVIAVDGTFLKGKFNGTLLAACAQDGDYHLYPLAFAVVDAENGASWKWFFRGLSQMIPDASDLVFVSDRANSIASALEDVYPLSHHGICRIHLLRNITPTYSKTGLLPLVESAADAYMCHEFRLIFKDIEDKCPELAKYLEDSDFRKWARCFAPANRYNIMTTNIAESLNSMLKLPRELPLISLLETIRLTLTTLFFERREAAAKHKHLVTPKIVQKLVSRFGAAMVLNVYQVDQNEFEVKDETMKYVVDLEKRHCTCNVFDIDKIPCIHAIAAAKYIKRDENRYVDTSHLTETWAKAYAESIHPGGELSTSTYPANIDELSCPPPATKKRSGRPPTKRKRSVGEFGVPGSKSQSHKCSRCGTGGHNKITCKRPIG; translated from the exons ATGGTTAAAGCTAGTGTGATTGAGGAG ATCTTCATCTCTCTCAAGAGGCGACGGCTTCTCGGATCGGAACAGATCATCTCTTCCGTCATCATCTTCACTTCTCCAGCGTCGGTCATCCTCGGCGAGTCGGCGTCATCATCTCCGCCGTCACTCAGCTCTGTTGCTGCGGCTTCTCGGATCGGAGTCGATCATTTCTTTCGTCATCATCTCCACTTCTCCAGCATCGGCGTCGTTCATCCTCGGCGAGTCGGCGTCATCATCTCCGCCGTCACTCAGATCCGTTGCTGCGGTAATCAAAGGAATCCGCCGCCATCCGCCGTAAAGGTATTAAAGGAAATGCTGCTAAGATTCACTTTGGCTGCAAAGGAATCAGATTATTTCGTTGTATCAAAACAGCTAGAATTGGAGATTTCGCTTACTTTGGCTGCAAAGGAATCGTTTCAGTCTTCG GTTAATGCTGATTCAGCTAGCTGTAACaatcaagcttctgatacatttgcttcGCCTGTTTCTACTGTCCAGAGAGAAATACAG GATAGGCTTCCTAATCAAGTACTAAGCATTCCAAAACAACTTGACCTTTGTAGGTTCTTACTGATCCAGCAAGCTGTAACAG GTGTTTCTACAGTTCCTCTGAATTCTCTTCCGGATTTTAGTCCTGTCCATATTGGACTTTCACCAACAACGAGAGGAGCTGGTGATATTAAGGTGAATAGATATTTTAAGACCAAGGGAGAGTtgatgttgaggatgaagaaatgggcTTTAGAGTGGAAGTTTGAGTACAAGACTGTCTCTTCTAACAAGTCAAGAGTGTTATTGAGTTGTGTTGATGACAATTGCACGTGGAGGATGCGTGCTACTAAGCTACCTCTTTCAGACTTTTTCGTTGTTAAAAAGTATGTTCATGAGCATACATGCGATACAACACACAGGAATGCCAACCACAGACAAGCATCTGCAAAGTTGTTGGGTTCTTTGATTTGCAGCAATTATGGAGAAAAGAAGGAAGGTCTCAAACCGAAACAGATCATTGAACAGGTCAGGATCCTGCATGGCGTTCACATCAATTACAAACAAGCTTGGAGAGTGAAAGAAGAAGCTCAGTTCTTGGTTAGAGGGACTCCTGAAGACAGCTATTACAATTTGTCTAGGTGGTTGTACAAAGTCACAGAGACAAACCCTGGTTCGTTAACTTATCAACAAGTGGATGCTGCTGGAAAGTTCAAGTATGCATTTGTGGCTTTTGGTCCATCGATAAGGGGATTCTCATTGATGAGGAAAGTTATTGCAGTAGATGGTACATTTCTGAAGGGAAAATTCAATGGGACTTTATTGGCAGCTTGTGCTCAAGATGGGGATTATCATCTATATCCTCTGGCCTTTGCAGTGGTCGACGCAGAAAATGGCGCCTCTTGGAAATGGTTCTTTAGAGGTTTGAGCCAGATGATCCCGGACGCTTCGGATCTTGTTTTTGTATCAGACAGGGCTAACTCCATTGCTTCAGCGTTGGAGGATGTTTATCCCTTATCTCACCATGGAATCTGCAGGATCCATCTGCTCCGCAACATCACTCCTACATATTCGAAGACTGGTCTGCTACCTCTGGTGGAAAGCGCTGCTGATGCTTACATGTGTCACGAGTTCAGGTTAATCTTCAAGGACATAGAGGATAAATGTCCTGAATTGGCCAAGTATCTAGAAGATTCGGATTTTAGGAAGTGGGCACGATGCTTTGCGCCTGCGAACAGGTACAATATCATGACTACCAACATTGCAGAGTCTCTTAATTCTATGTTGAAGCTGCCTCGTGAGTTGCCACTGATCTCTCTCCTTGAGACGATCAGATTGACACTCACCACTTTGTTTTTTGAGCGACGCGAAGCGGCTGCGAAACATAAGCACCTGGTTACTCCAAAAATTGTGCAGAAGTTGGTATCCAGGTTTGGGGCTGCAATGGTGCTGAATGTGTATCAAGTTGATCAAAACGAGTTTGaggtgaaggatgaaactatgaaGTATGTTGTTGATTTGGAGAAACGGCATTGCACTTGTAATGTTTTCGACATTGACAAGATCCCCTGCATTCATGCAATTGCTGCTGCTAAGTATATTAAGAGAGATGAAAACCGTTACGTCGATACTTCTCACTTGACAGAAACGTGGGCTAAAGCCTATGCCGAAAGCATACACCCTGGTGGAGAGTTGTCAACGTCCACCTATCCAGCGAATATTGACGAACTGTCTTGCCCACCTCCAGCTACCAAAAAGAGAAGTGGACGTCCTcctacaaagagaaagagatccgtTGGCGAGTTTGGTGTTCCTGGATCTAAATCTCAGTCCCACAAGTGCAGCAGATGTGGCACAGGAGGACACAACAAGATCACATGCAAGAGGCCTATAGGATGA